One window of Paroedura picta isolate Pp20150507F chromosome 2, Ppicta_v3.0, whole genome shotgun sequence genomic DNA carries:
- the LRRC74A gene encoding leucine-rich repeat-containing protein 74A — MDFFNYDSDEEGDQDGKMSEGSTSEEGESALEATDNEEEKERPDSSDTDLEIEGAERSFTPIKGAELYREACKLVGVIPVSYFIRNMEEPIMNLNHHGLGPKGTKAIAIALVSNTTITHLELEDNWILGEGATYLVQMLRENCYIQELNISNNHLDTEGAEAICRMFNDNISNIRAIQLAGNNFREEAAPYFSESLMGNYRVIELDLSHNEFAEKGGELLGQLLANNESLEVLKLSWNHLRMKGAVALSAGLRTNGTLKVLDVSWNGFGNEGAFALGEALKVNNVLAELDISNNHINNEGTIKLSKGLEVNGTLRILKMSHNPMTVEGAIALITSIRRNSKSRIEEINISNVLVNEGFVRLVDVVCEARPELDVIYGGVGGHITKKQELRADPMKAVQNYLDKNKLRLWDFFKKMDKEGNMKIAVSEFRKAMMQQTKIPLDRIQVGELIRKLDSSKTGLVDYSKFKVETPEQKEEEEENKEEEP, encoded by the exons ATGGATTTTTTCAACTATGACTCTGAtgaggagggag ACCAGGATGGCAAGATGTCAGAAGGCAGCACATCTGAGGAGGGAGAATCTGCTTTGGAGGCCACTGACaatgaggaggagaaagaaaggccAGACAGTTCTGACACAGACCTCGAAATAGAAG GTGCTGAGCGATCATTTACACCCATAAAGGGCGCAGAGCTGTACAGAGAGGCTTGCAAGCTGGTGGGAGTGATTCCTGTCTCTTACTTCATTCGGAACATGGAGGAGCCCATTATGAACCTTAACCATCATGGGCTTGGACCTAAAGGCACCAAAGCGATTGCCATTGCTCTAGTT TCCAACACAACCATCACCCACTTAGAGCTGGAGGATAACTGGATTCTGGGCGAAGGAGCCACGTACCTGGTACAGATGCTGCGGGAGAACTGCTACATCCAGGAGCTG AACATTTCCAATAATCACCTTGACACAGAAGGAGCTGAAGCCATATGCAGGATGTTCAATGATAATATTTCCAATATCCGGGCCATTCAGCTTGCAG GGAACAACTTTAGGGAAGAAGCAGCACCGTACTTTTCTGAATCGCTAATG GGCAATTACAGAGTGATTGAGCTGGACCTCAGCCACAACGAGTTTGCGGAGAAAGGAGGAGAGCTTCTGGGACAGTTGCTGG CCAACAACGAGTCCCTGGAGGTGCTGAAGCTGAGCTGGAATCACCTGCGGATGAAGGGGGCAGTGGCCCTCAGTGCTGGCCTCAGG ACTAATGGAACACTGAAAGTACTTGATGTATCATGGAATGGTTTTGGGAATGAAGGTGCTTTCGCCCTTGGAGAAGCTCTCAAAGTCAACAACGTGCTGGCTGAGCTAGACATCAGCAACAACCACATCAACAATGAAGGGACTATAAAGCTGAGCAAGGGTTTAGAAGTCAATGGAACCCTCCGAATTTTGAAG ATGTCGCACAATCCCATGACAGTAGAAGGAGCCATTGCACTCATCACAAGCATCAGAAGGAATTCAAAATCCAGGATAGAAGAAATCAACATCTCA AATGTGCTGGTCAATGAAGGTTTCGTCCGACTAGTGGATGTCGTTTGTGAGGCACGCCCTGAACTAGATGTCATCTATGGAGGGGTTGGGGGCCACATAACCAAGAAGCAAGAGCTTCGTGCAGATCCTATGAAGGCAGTTCAG AACTACTTGGATAAAAACAAGCTGAGGCTCTGGGATTTCTTCAAGAAGATGGATAAAGAAGGCAACATGAAGATTGCTGTGTCAGAATTTAGGAAAGCTATGATGCAG CAAACCAAGATCCCTCTGGACCGAATACAGGTTGGTGAACTCATACGCAAGCTGGACAGCAGCAAGACAGGGCTGGTCGACTACAG TAAATTTAAAGTTGAGACGCcagaacagaaggaggaggaggaggagaataaagAGGAAGAGCCTTAA